The Brasilonema sennae CENA114 genome includes a region encoding these proteins:
- a CDS encoding type II toxin-antitoxin system RelE family toxin, whose amino-acid sequence MARLDGLATVLDFLNGLQPKIAAQIAKKVLALNVDPIPVDSQALSGYEGYYRVDSGEYRIVYRFFPEQDLVEIILVGKRNDDDVYKRLKRLLG is encoded by the coding sequence ATGGCGAGACTTGATGGCTTAGCAACTGTTCTTGATTTTCTCAATGGTTTGCAGCCTAAAATCGCCGCTCAAATTGCTAAAAAAGTCTTAGCTTTGAATGTAGATCCAATACCTGTTGATAGTCAAGCGTTATCTGGCTACGAGGGTTATTATCGAGTCGATAGTGGTGAGTATCGGATTGTTTACAGGTTTTTTCCAGAGCAGGATTTAGTTGAAATCATTTTAGTAGGCAAGCGTAATGATGATGATGTGTACAAACGATTAAAGCGTTTATTAGGGTGA
- a CDS encoding type II toxin-antitoxin system Phd/YefM family antitoxin has protein sequence MHIYTLTDARNKHGEVFDKATVEPVLLTKQSRPSHVIMSAESYDQLINRLTELEDMLLGQAAKTALSQSKMVGTETFTSALERLVDGET, from the coding sequence ATGCACATCTACACTCTCACAGATGCTCGCAACAAACATGGTGAAGTTTTTGACAAGGCGACTGTTGAACCAGTTTTACTAACAAAGCAATCACGACCTAGCCATGTCATTATGTCGGCAGAAAGCTACGATCAATTGATTAATCGACTGACAGAATTGGAGGATATGCTTTTAGGTCAAGCTGCCAAAACTGCTCTTAGTCAATCAAAAATGGTTGGTACAGAGACTTTTACATCTGCACTGGAGCGTTTAGTAGATGGCGAGACTTGA
- a CDS encoding S41 family peptidase, producing MSIFMPLEQLFSQKPDLAQPDLAIDPKVGVQIIETLISFLDKYIFPEVAQRMKSQFRTHLQNGNYADITSAIKLAEVLTQQMQTISSDRHLQVFYSYKPLPSLNEQGKPTAPEEQQRKRRYARWQNFGFYKVERLAGNIGYLDLRAFVPPELSGETAIAAMNFLSNTEALIIDLRQNGGGSPDTVALISTYLFDHQLVHLNNLHWREQDANGVYYERVQQYWTLPYVPGQRYLDKDVYVLTSSFSFSAAEEFANNLKQLKRATIVGEVTGGGAHPGDFLLLSDHFDVFIPTGRSVNPITQRNWEGTGVEPDIKVPGEQALKMAHLAALKELLTKTTEPEFISELQQAMLQQGATQRVIATLEQD from the coding sequence ATGTCTATCTTCATGCCTTTAGAACAACTTTTTTCTCAAAAACCGGATTTGGCTCAACCGGATTTGGCAATTGACCCCAAAGTAGGAGTGCAGATTATCGAAACTCTGATTTCATTTCTGGATAAATATATTTTCCCAGAAGTGGCTCAAAGAATGAAATCCCAGTTCAGGACTCACTTGCAAAATGGAAATTATGCTGACATCACAAGCGCGATCAAATTAGCAGAAGTTTTGACTCAACAAATGCAAACAATTAGCTCTGATCGGCATCTGCAAGTGTTTTACAGCTATAAACCATTGCCTTCGCTTAATGAGCAAGGAAAGCCAACAGCACCAGAGGAGCAACAAAGAAAACGCCGCTATGCCAGATGGCAAAATTTTGGGTTTTATAAAGTTGAACGGTTAGCAGGCAATATTGGCTATCTTGATTTGCGGGCATTTGTCCCACCAGAACTGTCTGGAGAAACGGCGATCGCAGCTATGAATTTTTTGAGTAACACCGAAGCTTTAATCATCGATTTACGACAGAATGGCGGTGGTTCACCCGATACAGTTGCCCTGATTTCAACCTATTTATTCGATCATCAACTTGTGCATCTCAATAATTTACACTGGCGAGAACAAGATGCGAACGGAGTCTATTATGAGCGGGTTCAACAGTACTGGACACTGCCCTATGTTCCTGGACAAAGATATCTCGATAAAGATGTTTATGTGTTGACCAGTTCCTTTAGTTTTTCAGCCGCAGAAGAATTTGCTAATAATTTAAAGCAACTCAAACGCGCCACCATCGTTGGTGAAGTAACAGGTGGAGGAGCGCACCCCGGTGACTTTCTGCTTCTAAGCGATCATTTTGATGTATTTATTCCCACAGGTCGCTCCGTCAATCCAATCACACAAAGAAATTGGGAAGGAACAGGTGTGGAACCCGATATCAAAGTTCCGGGAGAACAAGCCTTGAAAATGGCTCACTTGGCAGCACTGAAGGAACTGCTAACTAAAACAACTGAACCTGAATTTATTAGTGAATTGCAGCAGGCGATGCTCCAGCAGGGAGCCACCCAAAGGGTGATCGCAACTTTAGAGCAAGATTGA